In Anomaloglossus baeobatrachus isolate aAnoBae1 chromosome 6, aAnoBae1.hap1, whole genome shotgun sequence, the genomic stretch gtgaaacaaaaagtgtatccgcaccgttgcatttacaatcacgaacttttgcacagacacctcatgtgacccagggaacgtcgtagactatgttttgacaggaaaatttaacctcgcgctttacagttactctccaaaaaacatgcctccattaaagtaaatggagcctggaactacaggttattagtaggagctgtgattggttgctataggaacaaaagacattcatagtataagaagcttatatgtgaggtaataagatgtcagtggggagacggatagagggagacagacagggagacagatagggagacagacagacagggaaagagacagagagatagagacagacagggaaagagacagagactgacctggaaagagaccgacctggaaagagaccgacctggaaagagaccgacctggaaagagaccgacctggaaagagagcgACCTGGAAAGAGAGCGACCTGGAAAGAGAGCGACCTAGAAAGAGAGCGACCTAGAAAGAgagcgacctggaaagagactgacctggaaagagactgacctggaaagagactgacctggaaagagactgatctggaaggagacagatggggaaagagactgacctggaaagagacagatggggaaagagactgacctggaacgagacagatggggaaagagactgacctggaaagagacagatggggaaagagactgacctggaaggagactgacctggaaggagactgacctggaaagagactgacctggaaagagactgacctggaaagagactgacctggaaagagactgacctggaaggagactgacctggaaggagactgacctggaaagagacagatggggaaagagactgacctggaaagagacagatggggaaagagactgacctggaaagagacagatggggaaagagactgacctggaaagagacagatggggaaggagactgacctggaaggagactgacctggaaggagactgacctggaaggagactgacctggaaggagactgacctggaaagagactgacctggaaagagactgacctggaaagagactgacctggaaggagactgacctggaaggagactgacctggaaagagacagatggggaaagagactgacctggaaagagacagatggggaaagagactgacctggaaagagacagatggggaaagagactgacctggaaagagacagatggggaaggagactgacctggaaagagactgacctggaaagagactgacctggaaagagactgacctggaaagagacagatggggaaagagactgacctggaaagagacagatggggaaagagactgacctggaaagagacagatggggaaagagactgacctggaaagagacagatggggaaagagactgacctggaaatagacagatggggaaggagactgacctggaaagagactgacctggaaagagactgacctggaaagagacagatggggaaagagactgacctggaaagagacagatggggaaagagactgacctggaaagagacagatggggaaagagactgacctggaaagagacagatggggaaagagactgacctggaaagagacagatgaggaaagagacagacagacatgcagacagggacaggcagacagggaaggaggagacagccagagagacagacaaagatagatggggaaagacacagaccttgatagagacagacggggaaggagacagagaaatagagacagacaaggaaagagacagacagagacaggcagacagggaaagaaactgacaggaaaagacacagacaaagagacagggagacagacgagaaaagagacagacctgggaaagagacagacctagaaagagacagatggggaaagaaacaaagagatagagacagacagagacaggcagacggggaaagagacagactgggaaagagacagatggggaaggagacagacggggaaagagacggctaaagaggcagacctggaaagagacagacggagcacattacttggccaatttagttaaatctgtgtgaaatatctgcggtgttgaaatatatgttgtgaaatgcttctattagcttagtttttgccttttaataattacatttctatctatttgttttgtggtttttgtgtgcagaataaatttttgttaatacattctatttaaaaCAACAGTTTTTAACccaggcaaagccgggtagtacaactAGTCTTCTAATATTTTTTTATACTCTTCAAGATTGAAAAAGCAAATAAGATGGAAATCCCTGCACTTACACACCTTGGCCACCATCAATGAGGTTATTACAATTTAAATGGAACCTATCAGcagattttgctacctcatcttagagcagcatgatatagacagatacatcattggattcagggtatcacttaagattactggttgcagcggtTCTGGCGCAAGCAATGTTTTTATAGTTGGCAATGCAGAAGTGCTTCAAAAGCTGCCACTGCCCACGACTGGTTCTGTATACAAAGTCTATGGATAGTAACaaactgctaatcacagcagggggtgtgatGGACAAGTACCCATGTCACAGCAATGATATGTTAAtggtgctaaaacaaacattgcaggtaagcaACAAAAGATTGCAATAAGAGATGCATGGCTGAAATCTgtattaacccctacagcatgctgcttCAGATTAAATATCAAAAAcaagctgactagagatgagcggacccgtggaagtttgggttcggcGAGTTCAGCTGAACTTTGGAGAAAGTTGTATTCTCAACCCAAATGTgacccgaacctcaatggaagtcagtgattCGCAGTTCAGTTCTCCGCCCACATactgccagccataaacaaagtACTTCCGGAGGAGGGAAGGCAGGATTTttttggggtgcacactacatccgataattctgatgttacccccagtgcaagccgttcaaacactgcaagcggctcacactggaccGAGCATACCCAAACTCAGTGATCTTCACTCGAGTGGTTTGCATaactaaagcacctgaactccagaCTCAAAtactgttttatttttttgtaagtCTGTGTTGACAGAcacgaacaccgaactttaaagtttgtgcctgctcatctctactgctgacagattccctttaatggttatCTGAGGAATGCTCTGCCACAGTGAATGTACTtgggaaaatcatcaagatccactcagattatggtgtggggtggcattatGTCCAGTAGCCGAACCCCTGCAGTCTTCATTCCAGGCACACAAACAGCTCGGTGTTACATTGACTTAGTGGTGGAATCCGTGGTACAGCCATTTCCCTGAAGTGTCAGAGTAACTGATTTTCAACACAACACTAGCTCGCATTTTGCTTGTGAGGCCTAAGTGTACTACCAAGGCCAAAAGCCTCTCCGGACTTATCACACATCGAGCACATCTGTGACGTCTTTGGTTCGCAATTGCAAACGCAACTGTAAGCAGCAGATCTTTCTGATATAATAACCtagtgcattcagtgtggcagaacattcctcacacAATCATTAATAACCTGACTGATAACGAGGTATGTAAGTGCGTATGTTTGCACGTGCCGCTTATACTCTATACTGAACAAATGGGGACATTTATGAAAATCattatcatttttcatcatttgcattatCATTACTTTGTCTGTCCTGTGATTTCCAGAGTTCCAACATTTTTCCTTCATGGTGTAATTTCAATTAGGAGTGTATACACTGTAGCACCAACACATTGCAATGTGCTACACAAACAAGGCAAGCAGCAAATACAAAAAATCACACACAACAAAAACCTAGAACATCAACTCACAGAGCTAAAGAGAGTGAAAAACCAAGAGCCTATCATTAAAAGGTGGGGGTGAAGACGAAGGGTATGTACACACAAgtgcttgcagtgtttttttctgcacaaaaaacagtgttggcaggaaaaacactgtgTAATGTATGCACGCTTTTAGTGTGTTTTTCAGACATTTTTACGTGGAAATTTTTACCCATTTATTTGAATAGGTATAAAATACTGCAAAAACTGTAAATGAATTAACATCCGGAAGATATGAAAAAACATTTTGATGGTTCAAATCCGCAAGGccaaaataagcagcatgtgcaaGACATTTCAGAAAGCTCATTCACTTTGCTCGTACTGTAAAGTGCAGTATTTTTTATAATTGAAAAACGCATagaaaaaaacatggcaaaaacacaGTGTGTAAACAAGGCCAAAAGGTAAAAAGTGCAAATTTTAACAACCAGAACTTTAGAATAAAGACAAAGACCGTACATCCAAAAATCATATATTGATctaatgccactaggcaaaaatctagaaacctgaacatgaggttcttcttACCTCTGTGGGCCCCCCTTTTGCCTTTGATGAGCACCAGTCACTTTTATGTACAACATGAGGAATATAGATAAAGATGCATAAACAGCGCAAGCTATGCAAAAAAGAATATCAACAGGCATGAGAGCTAGTGTAATCATTCATGCAATAATAAGATGAAAACAAATGTATATTTTGTTGGTATAAATATGATTTAGTGGCATACCTGGGCCTTCTTTACTATAATGGTTTGGGGCCTTTCACTAACATTTACACCTGTATTATTGCTGTATACATAAACCTTAGCTCTTGCCTTTCTGTGGGGCGTCTACTTTTCTAATTGATAAGTATATTATAATAATTTTAATAGAGACCAAACGTTTTGGTGACATCAACTACAATTCATCTCATTGGACCATTGTGGCTTACTAACTATTTTGGGTTATTGGATGGCCAATAGTGAAGTATGTCACAGCAAAATTCAGATGATCCACTGGCTATGATATGTTGCATACCTAATTTATTCCACTTGCACTTAACAATTTTGCTTAATGATAGAGCAGCAATTAGAATATTAAAATATTTCTAGCAATAAAATTCATGGCATGTCCAAAAAATATTGTTTCACAAGCCTCCATGAAATTCTGCTTCATTGGCCAACAAGCTGATCATTTGGACTTGTCTGATTACTCGTTTTGACTAATCCCATCCATCCAATGACTTTGCCATTCGCCTGTTATGAGATCTTAGGATGCTTAATTTACTGAATACCTATAAAGCTATTAATGATGATCATTATTGTTCTTCATTCAGTATTAATGTGTTTCTTTGTTTTCTTTTGGAAGGAGTCCTGCAGTTTGTGGAAATCTCAGCAGGTATCTTGGTACTGATCTGCGTGGTGGCTTCCTATGCGGTACTGAGCGGTTACACTTCTGCTGCCGGTTTTGGCTCCTTCAGCATTGATTCAGCATACAGTCCATTCGAAGGTACAGAACTTCAGCAAGTGAGAGACGTGGACCTGCAATACAGTCAACTGAGAGCCCCAGGCGTTTATGGAGGAGTTGCCTTCAGCTTGTCATTTTGCGCTTTAACAATAGTATTTTTGATTCTTGGGAGTAAACCCATCCATAGGGTATCTATAAAATTACTTGTTGCAGAGTTTATATTTGATATTTTGGGCTGTTTGGGTTACATTGTAGGAATTGGTTTATACCTTTACTTCATCAAGAAAGTGAATGCTACTGACACTTGTAAAACTAGGGAGCGCTTATACGCAGCTCGGGGGTATACCTGGATGAACTGTGAAGTACAAGGAGGGGACGCTGCTGTGGCTACCTTTGGTCTTATTGCTGCATGTGTGTATCTTCCAAGTGCCATCTTGTGCGCAATGTATATCAGAACTGTACGAGACTTCAGGAAGAACCACCTGTCTCATGAATATACGCCTACATCCATCAATGACAACCACCAAAACCTGCACAAATACAGAGAGGAGGACCTTAACTTTCTTCCTAGTACAATAGTATAAAAATTCACGAGGACTAATGAAAAAGTGTTTTTTATTGTCATGTAAATTAAAATATATATTGATTAGAGTGGAGCATAAAGATTAGCACTTTCCATGCCAGTAGTCCACGGCCATTGGACCAGAGCACTATGAACCTTCTATTACGGCGACCTCATGGGGGGGTCTCTTCTGATTAGGCTCCCCCAATATCATCTGTGCATCACGCCACAACATAATGATGCGTCGAGACCTACTAATCATAGACGTTGGTATTATATTACTTGTTAATTGGTATTATGTTAATCCCTGTGCTCAACTCTAATATTGACATCACTCATATTAAGATGTTATCtactatttttgttttattttattgatTTGTTTTTTAACAATAAACAATATAGTAAACCATTAATAAAGTACTGAAAAGTGTATAAATAATGTGAAGAAATAGGTAAGTTACATTCCTCTTTCAAGAAGGTAACTGATCTTATGCAACAGTTTCTTGCTAAAAAATTCATTTGAAGCCTTGAGGATTGCTTTTGATGTAAAAGAATAGTAAAAActgttactcttgaaaatcttGGCTCCTGGATTTGCTTCTTATCTCTATCACGTCAGGAGGGTGGTTTCTCCTACCTGCATACTGTGACAACTTTCTTGTGTTATGTTATATATAGGAATTGTCAATTATTATGTCTGTGTGTGGCGGGGTGAATCACCCTCTAGACTTGCTACAGCTGTGCTAAGGATTTAACAGTGTGtcgcttaaagggaagctgtcatcagATTTAACCAAACTACATGCCTTATTCAATGGATCTCTTAGCGCTGATGAAGCTGGTGTACATGCTGTAAACATCCAGGTCAAAATGGCCATTTAGTCCTTTTTTAAAGTTTCCTTCCTTGCTATTAAAATAAGCAATTTTTAATGATGGATTTATAAATGTTCATCAGGAGTAAGTAGCCCaatctcatcaggtctaagagatcaaTTTAATATTGTATGCAGTTTGTACTGTGTATTATAGTGACAGAcccattttaaagggattgtccgttACTTCAATATTGATGATTACCTCCTAGGGTAGGTCTCCAATACCAAATCACTGGAAGTCGAATATCCAGAAATCCCACCAATGAGCTATTTGTAAACCATCTATAAAGTTGGAAGCACGGTGctcagtacactgtatacagaaaGTTATTTTGTAGTGAAGATTAGCTCCTATTGATGTAAATAACTACACTGACTGTAGACACTACATACTGCATAGAGCcatactgttccagctctgcttacTGTGTAGATATGGCTGAACCTGCCCTGCAAATAGCTAAACTGTGGGGATGCCAGGTGTCAGACTGACAACTATCTGCTATTTATGAGCTAAGTAATAGACaattacactgacgagcaaaagggtaacaatgttttgaacttttgacttccaggctccatatttcaccatccactacagttttagAATGTGAGACTACCCTCATTTTATacgcaatcatcttggctatgtcatacataaatgtgacttgcaactatttagcatatgattagttatgccgtcactgcattgttactgttttgctcctaaaaatgttaattgttatttattttttcttgtaaATCCACTTTATGGCTTTcaccactgcctgaatccttctgggcatgctctcaatcagaatcAACCATAtcttgactgaaatctgatcccaggtctcttctacagatTCCTAATGTTTGTGCATACTGGCCGACTCACTTCAgcatatatacagctttttcttcacctctaggaACAAGGGTTCAATTGGGTTGACATCTAGGACTGTGGAGGCCAATTGAGCCTCTctatttcattgtcattgaaccatttctttgccaatctcgttTTTTCTCGGGTCGTCCTGCTGGATCACTGTCTTATGGTTTTCAAACCCAtagtcgagtgtatgaagtaacttatcttgtaggatactaacacatagcccagcattgagaccaccatcgatcctggtcaagtatccaatgcctttgcctGTGAAACCCCCATTTCATCAGGCTTCTTGCACCAAACTTTAcacttccttcaatttctcgatccgttagccccttttccccttatttcttccagacctatttgcacccatcagagccaagTCTACAAATCCCATTTCCaagcttttactgtccacttttcgtactttgtTGCAAACTCAAGTAAATGCTTATTATaacgatattgaagtcaaggcttcctCACCTTTTTTCAggacaccattccagacttgtgcaaTGTGATTCGCTTGgtacttgcatggatgtctgtgctcTCACTATTATGAACAGTTTGAAAGGAACTTAGTGACATGACATGGTTCAAATTAGAAAGAGGCATCAGAAAAGGCTGCATCCTGGCAATAGTTCTCTTCAATATATacgcagaagctattttcaggaaggctagACTTgccaaaaaaagaagaaatcaagATTACTGGACGATTCATCATATTCAGACAAATCAGGTTTGGCACCCTTCCAGACAACAAAAATGTTGTATATGTAGCGGGTCCATATCTCAAAACGGCTTGTTACTGCATCCATCTCACTTCTAAAAACCCTTGTCTCTTCTCACTAGCCAAGGAACAAACTGGCATATGTGGGAGCACAGGGGTTCCctttgctgtgcccctgagctggtggtacaaTTTACGGTCGAATAGGAAAAACATTTTAGTCAGGCAAAAGTGCAAAACTTTCATAATTAAGTTATTCTGCACTTGAAACTGACAACCTCTTGTGTTGAGGATGTAACTCCCCTCCTCCAGTCCCTTTTTGTGTGAGATTGAAGAGTGTAAGGTCTCAACATCAATACTCCCCAGCAAGGTCTCGGGATCTAGAATAACACCATCTAGTTTGAGCAATATATCAGGAGTGTCACTTGTATAAGATTGTAAAGCCATAACAAAGGGATTTAACACTTGATCCTCATAAATCCCACAATTTTGAGTTAGGTTACTGATTCTTGATATGATAGACCTacctctaaggctaggttcacacactgcatttttttacgctgcgtttttgtgcgtttttgcggaaAAAACGCACACACGGGTGCATTTtagcacgatttggtgcgttttttgctgcgttttgctgcgtttttgctcactgcggttttatgcattttttatcagtgaacaatgccattaaagattgttggggaaaaaaaaaaaaaggtctgatgtcatttccttcttcaatatgttcttcattctccactagtgtatgcaggagagcagacagctgcagaactaaaaggctcagcatgctccatacaggactgtatgctggagggagaggcagggggagcagaactacaaggctcagcatactccatccaatagtgtatgcaggagagcagacagcagctgcagaactacaaggctcagcatcctccatccaggactgtatgcaggagttttttgccccccaaaaaaatgacatgggctttgccatatttttgtatgctagcaggcaggtacgggctgccctcaacccccagctgactatttgtacccggctgggaaccaaaaatatagggaagcccttttttttttaaattatttcatgaatttcatgaaataattgaaaaaaaaaatgacatgggcttcgcccaattttcaagtccagccaggtacaactaagcagctgtggattggaatccgcagtgcagggtgcccatgctttctgggcactcccactgcgaattgaagtccgcagccaccccagaaaatggcgctttcatagaagtgccatcttctggcgctgtatccaactcttccagctgtcctgatgccggttggctcactgggtaatgatgggcttagggctagctgtatattatcagctggccctaagcccgaaattcatggtgtcatgccaatattgcacatggccaccatgaatttctagtaaagataaaaaaaacacaacacagagaaaaaattttttattagaaataaaacacaacacaattagtgactccatctttattgaaataaagaacccccctccgcagtaatcctgggtcaaggtacCGCGCCGtaaaatctggatccaatatcatctgatcggtttgctggaaggcaaagcgatcagatgatgtgtcaggttcaaggatgtgaatcacatgacacagcagctgattgtataaacgtcttttatacaatcagctgatgcatcagtgcaaaaaaaaaaaatacttatgtgctgattaccggcagctcctggagcgagtctgatctcgtccgattgctgcaggagctgccggtaatcagctgataaagtctcctgatggcatccgctgataggtgaagccggccgggcgccggcgttaccgcgagacttacgatcagctgatgcgtcaggtgaccgcatcaggtgatccaccgccaggtcctgcatccatcagacgtgcccggggagactgcacacagccggagcggcggtaccgggagaggagctgggagcggacatggcaccgggagtctgcagacaggtgagcatgacatttttttttctactgttcatttTCGATTTCGCAGCTGTCTCTACCTACCGCccggccatggcgccgcacgggagcggataATGGCGCTACGGGAGGTGAAAGCAGCAGCAgtggcggtaccag encodes the following:
- the LOC142243191 gene encoding MARVEL domain-containing protein 3-like isoform X2 — encoded protein: MSHSQRNVHSDRNPPSQRSYRDGPRRERPSSNGQRNGERRDRRSHDRLSSQAPVRSQHSRPPTVISEHHSRQSKGSFQQYSPPSHRRHSQKQSFSEKCSNLCSRRGVLQFVEISAGILVLICVVASYAVLSGYTSAAGFGSFSIDSAYSPFEGTELQQVRDVDLQYSQLRAPGVYGGVAFSLSFCALTIVFLILGSKPIHRVSIKLLVAEFIFDILGCLGYIVGIGLYLYFIKKVNATDTCKTRERLYAARGYTWMNCEVQGGDAAVATFGLIAACVYLPSAILCAMYIRTVRDFRKNHLSHEYTPTSINDNHQNLHKYREEDLNFLPSTIV